Part of the Nycticebus coucang isolate mNycCou1 chromosome 22, mNycCou1.pri, whole genome shotgun sequence genome, CACCCACTGTTAACGTGGTTCATGACTTTCTGTTTAAGCTGTGCCACCTGTTCCCTGAGCATGTTGGCCGTGGACGCCAGCTCCGAGTTCTGCGCTTTCAAGGTTTTCACCTTTTCCTCCAGACGGGCGATCCTCTCCAGCTTCCTTTTCCGGCACTTGGAGGCGGCGATGCGGTTCCTCATGCGCTTTCTCTCTGCCTTGATCCGCTCTTGGGACTCCATGTCGATGGGGGACAGGGGCGGCGTCTCGCCCGGCATCTCGGGCACCGTCTGCGGCTCCTCCTTCAGCGCCTGCAGCCGCGGGTGCTGCACAGGCATCTGCTGGGGCAGGTGGTGCGGCGGCTGCGgcgcctgctgctgctgctggggctgCGCGGGAAAGGCCAGGCCGGCCGTGCCGTAGGAGGGCGCCCCGCCGCCGCTGCTCAGCGCGCCCGGATTGAAGTTGCTGAGGTTGGCGTAGACCGGAGGCTCGCTGTGCAGGCTGGCGCTGAAGCCGCCGCTGCCGCTGCCTCCCGCCACCGAGGCCACCgcgggagccaccatgcccgcccCGCTGACCGGCTGCGCCGCAGACGTAACGCTGGGCAGAGTGTTCTGGCtatgcagttcggccagggcgcGCACAAAGCCCTCGGCAAAGCCCT contains:
- the JUN gene encoding transcription factor Jun; this encodes MTAKMETTFYDDALNASFLQSESGAYGYSNPKILKQSMTLNLADPVGSLKPHLRAKNSDLLTSPDVGLLKLASPELERLIIQSSNGHITTTPTPTQFLCPKNVTDEQEGFAEGFVRALAELHSQNTLPSVTSAAQPVSGAGMVAPAVASVAGGSGSGGFSASLHSEPPVYANLSNFNPGALSSGGGAPSYGTAGLAFPAQPQQQQQAPQPPHHLPQQMPVQHPRLQALKEEPQTVPEMPGETPPLSPIDMESQERIKAERKRMRNRIAASKCRKRKLERIARLEEKVKTLKAQNSELASTANMLREQVAQLKQKVMNHVNSGCQLMLTQQLQTF